In Drosophila subpulchrella strain 33 F10 #4 breed RU33 chromosome 3R, RU_Dsub_v1.1 Primary Assembly, whole genome shotgun sequence, the following are encoded in one genomic region:
- the LOC119561077 gene encoding BTB/POZ domain-containing protein KCTD12 has protein sequence MPEIVELNVGGVSYTTTMATLLADKTTLLAELFGEGRDSLAKDSKGRYFLDRDGVLFRYILDFLRDKALHLPEGFRERQRLLREAEHFKLAAMLECIRGERDARPPGCITIGYRGSFQFGKDGLADVKFRKLSRILVCGRVAQCREVFGDTLNESRDPDHGGTDRYTSRFFLKHCYIEQAFDNLHDHGYRLAGSCGSGTAGSAAEPKPGVDTEENRWNHYNEFVFIRD, from the coding sequence ATGCCCGAAATCGTGGAGCTAAATGTGGGCGGCGTGAGCTACACGACCACAATGGCCACTCTGCTGGCGGACAAGACCACGCTGCTGGCCGAGCTCTTTGGCGAGGGTCGCGATTCGCTGGCCAAGGACAGCAAGGGTCGCTACTTCCTGGACCGTGACGGCGTCCTCTTCCGCTACATCCTGGACTTCCTGCGCGACAAGGCGCTGCACCTGCCCGAGGGATTCCGCGAGCGCCAGCGGCTGTTGCGCGAGGCGGAGCACTTCAAGCTGGCCGCCATGCTGGAGTGCATCCGCGGGGAGCGGGACGCCCGGCCGCCAGGCTGCATCACCATCGGCTACCGCGGCAGCTTCCAGTTCGGCAAGGATGGCCTGGCCGATGTGAAGTTCCGGAAGTTGTCGCGCATCCTGGTATGCGGACGGGTGGCCCAGTGCCGCGAGGTCTTTGGCGATACTCTCAATGAGTCTCGGGATCCCGATCATGGCGGTACGGATCGATATACCTCGAGGTTCTTCCTGAAGCACTGCTATATCGAGCAGGCCTTCGACAATCTGCACGATCATGGTTACCGCCTGGCCGGAAGCTGCGGATCCGGAACCGCCGGCTCGGCGGCGGAACCCAAACCGGGTGTGGACACCGAGGAGAATCGCTGGAACCACTACAACGAGTTCGTCTTCATCCGGGATTAG
- the LOC119562962 gene encoding glutamate receptor ionotropic, kainate 2 isoform X1: protein MQFRRMIPAGASFPLQFILTSLLLVFLECQGERTNVGLVYENTEPDLEKIFHLAISKANEENEDLQLHGVSVTIEPGNSFETSKKLCKMLRQNLVAVFGPTSNLAARHAMSICDAKELPFLDTRWDFEAQLPTINLHPHPAALGVALRDMVVALGWESFTIIYETGEYLATVRELLQMYGTAGPTVTVRRYELDLNGNYRNVLRRIRNADDFSFVVVGSMATLPELFKQAQQVGLVTSDYRYIIGNLDWHTMDLEPYQHAGTNITGLRLVSPENEQVQEVAKALYESEEPFQNVSCPLTNSMALVYDGVQLLAETYKHVNFRPVALSCGDDSAWDKGYTLVNYMKSLTLNGLTGPIRFDYEGLRTDFELEVIELAVSGMQKIGQWSGEDGFQENRPAPAHSLEPDMRSLVNKSFVVITAISEPYGMLKETSEKLEGNDQFEGFGIELIDELSKKLGFTYTWRLQVDNKYGGMDPKTKEWNGMLREIIDGRADMGITDLTMTSEREGGVDFTIPFMSLGIGILFRKPMKEPPKLFSFMSPFSGEVWLWLGLAYMGVSISMFVLGRLSPAEWDNPYPCIEEPTELENQFSFANCLWFSIGALLQQGSELAPKAYSTRAVAASWWFFTLILVSSYTANLAAFLTVESLVTPINDADDLSKNKGGVNYGAKIGGATFNFFKESNYPTYQRMYEFMRDNPQYMTNTNQEGVDRVENSNYAFLMESTTIEYITERRCTLTQVGALLDEKGYGIAMRKNWPYRDTLSQAVLEMQEQGLLTKMKTKWWQEKRGGGACSDSDEDSGAVALEISNLGGVFLVMGVGSFFGIFVSLLEMVLGVKERSDENQVNFKTELIDEIRFILQCSGNTKAVKYPKNSSRSNASSKSKGSSMSVDSLPEDPSEDEASGKHSHAKK, encoded by the exons ATGCAATTTCGGAGAATGATTCCAGCAGGAGCTAGTTTTCCACTTCAATTCATCCTAACGAGCTTGCTATTGGTTTTCCTAGAATGCCAGGGAGAAAGGACGAATGTGG GCCTCGTCTACGAGAACACCGAACCGGATCTCGAGAAGATCTTTCATTTGGCCATAAGCAAGGCCAATGAGGAGAACGAAGACTTGCAGCTGCACGGAGTGTCCGTCACCATCGAGCCGGGAAACTCCTTCGAGACCTCCAAGAAGCTCTGCAAAATGCTAAGG CAAAATCTGGTGGCCGTGTTTGGGCCCACCTCGAACCTGGCCGCCCGTCACGCGATGAGCATCTGCGACGCCAAGGAGCTGCCCTTTCTGGACACGCGCTGGGACTTCGAGGCCCAGCTGCCCACCATCAATCTGCATCCACACCCGGCCGCCCTGGGCGTGGCCCTGCGGGACATGGTGGTGGCCCTGGGCTGGGAGAGCTTCACCATCATCTACGAGACGGGTGAGTATTTGGCCACCGTGCGCGAGCTGCTGCAGATGTACGGCACCGCTGGACCCACGGTCACGGTGCGGCGTTATGAGCTGGATCTGAATGGGAACTACCGGAATGTACTGCGACGTATACGTAATGCGGATGATTTCTCCTTCGTGGTCGTGGGCTCGATGGCCACTCTGCCGGAGCTGTTTAAGCAGGCCCAGCAGGTGGGTCTGGTGACCAGCGACTACCGCTATATCATCGGCAACCTGGACTGGCACACCATGGACCTGGAGCCGTATCAACATGCCGGAACCAACATCACGGGTCTGCGCCTCGTTTCACCGGAGAATGAACAGGTGCAGGAGGTGGCCAAGGCGTTGTACGAGAGCGAGGAGCCATTCCAGAATg TGTCCTGCCCCCTGACCAACAGCATGGCCCTGGTCTACGATGGCGTCCAGCTGCTGGCCGAGACCTACAAGCATGTGAACTTCCGGCCCGTGGCCCTCAGCTGTGGCGATGACAGCGCCTGGGACAAGGGCTACACTCTCGTCAACTACATGAAGTCG CTAACGCTGAATGGCCTCACGGGTCCCATTCGCTTTGACTACGAGGGACTGCGCACGGATTTCGAGCTGGAAGTCATCGAGCTGGCCGTTTCGGGGATGCAGAAAATTGGCCAATGGAGCGGCGAGGATGGCTTTCAGGAGAATCGCCCGGCCCCGGCGCACTCCTTGGAGCCGGATATGCGTTCGCTGGTGAACAAAAGCTTCGTCGTCATCACGGCCATT AGTGAACCCTATGGCATGCTGAAGGAGACCTCCGAGAAGCTGGAGGGCAACGATCAGTTCGAGGGCTTTGGCATCGAGCTAATCGACGAGTTGTCCAAGAAGCTGGGATTCACCTACACTTGGCGCCTCCAGGTGGACAACAAGTATGGAGGAATGGATCCCAAAACGAAGGAATGGAATGGCATGTTAAGGGAGATAATAGACGGT CGTGCTGACATGGGCATTACGGACCTGACCATGACATCGGAGCGGGAAGGTGGCGTGGACTTCACCATACCCTTTATGAGCCTGG GAATTGGCATTCTGTTCCGCAAACCCATGAAGGAACCCCCAAAGCTGTTCTCGTTCATGTCACCGTTTTCGGGAGAAGTGTGGCTCTGGCTGGGCCTGGCCTACATGGGTGTATCGATCAGTATGTTTGTGCTGGGACGTCTTTCTCCGGCAGAGTGGGATAATCCGTATCCCTGCATCGAGGAGCCAACGGAACTGGAGAATCAGTTCAGCTTCGCCAACTGTCTGTGGTTCTCCATTGGAGCACTGCTGCAACAGGGCTCTGAACTGGCCCCCAA GGCTTATTCAACTCGGGCTGTGGCCGCTTCCTGGTGGTTCTTCACTTTGATTCTGGTCTCCTCTTACACGGCTAATCTGGCGGCTTTTCTCACAGTGGAGTCCTTGGTAACCCCGATTAATGATGCCGATGATTTGTCAAAGAACAAGGGTGGTGTCAACTATGGCGCTAAAATTGGAGGAGCcacttttaacttttttaag GAATCCAATTATCCCACCTATCAGCGAATGTACGAATTCATGAGGGATAACCCCCAGTACATGACCAACACCAATCAGGAGGGCGTGGATCGCGTGGAGAACTCCAACTATGCCTTTCTTATGGAGTCCACCACCATCGAGTACATCACAGAGCGTCGATGCACACTCACACAGGTGGGAGCGTTGCTGGACGAGAAGGGCTACGGCATAGCCATGCGGAAGA ACTGGCCGTACAGGGACACACTTAGCCAGGCCGTCCTGGAGATGCAGGAGCAGGGTCTGCTGACTAAGATGAAGACCAAGTGGTGGCAGGAGAAGCGCGGCGGGGGAGCCTGTTCG GATTCGGACGAGGACTCCGGCGCCGTGGCCCTGGAGATTAGCAACCTGGGCGGCGTTTTCCTGGTGATGGGAGTGGGCTCCTTCTTTGGCATCTTTGTCTCCCTGCTCGAGATGGTGTTGGGCGTCAAGGAGCGCAGCGATGAGAACCAG GTGAACTTCAAGACCGAGCTTATAGACGAGATTCGCTTTATATTACAATGCTCGGGCAATACCAAAGCGGTCAAGTATCCGAAGAACTCTTCGCGATCCAATGCGAGTTCCAAATCAAAGGGCTCTTCCATGTCCGTGGATTCGTTGCCCGAGGATCCTTCAGAGGATGAGGCTTCTGGCAAGCATAGCCATGCTAAGAAGTAG
- the LOC119562962 gene encoding glutamate receptor ionotropic, kainate 2 isoform X2, with product MQFRRMIPAGASFPLQFILTSLLLVFLECQGERTNVGLVYENTEPDLEKIFHLAISKANEENEDLQLHGVSVTIEPGNSFETSKKLCKMLRQNLVAVFGPTSNLAARHAMSICDAKELPFLDTRWDFEAQLPTINLHPHPAALGVALRDMVVALGWESFTIIYETGEYLATVRELLQMYGTAGPTVTVRRYELDLNGNYRNVLRRIRNADDFSFVVVGSMATLPELFKQAQQVGLVTSDYRYIIGNLDWHTMDLEPYQHAGTNITGLRLVSPENEQVQEVAKALYESEEPFQNVSCPLTNSMALVYDGVQLLAETYKHVNFRPVALSCGDDSAWDKGYTLVNYMKSLTLNGLTGPIRFDYEGLRTDFELEVIELAVSGMQKIGQWSGEDGFQENRPAPAHSLEPDMRSLVNKSFVVITAISEPYGMLKETSEKLEGNDQFEGFGIELIDELSKKLGFTYTWRLQVDNKYGGMDPKTKEWNGMLREIIDGRADMGITDLTMTSEREGGVDFTIPFMSLGIGILFRKPMKEPPKLFSFMSPFSGEVWLWLGLAYMGVSISMFVLGRLSPAEWDNPYPCIEEPTELENQFSFANCLWFSIGALLQQGSELAPKAYSTRAVAASWWFFTLILVSSYTANLAAFLTVESLVTPINDADDLSKNKGGVNYGAKIGGATFNFFKESNYPTYQRMYEFMRDNPQYMTNTNQEGVDRVENSNYAFLMESTTIEYITERRCTLTQVGALLDEKGYGIAMRKNWPYRDTLSQAVLEMQEQGLLTKMKTKWWQEKRGGGACSEAPDSDASSLGFANLGGVYLVMFVGSCFGSFYGLVNVVVSVFLRARENKVNFKTELIDEIRFILQCSGNTKAVKYPKNSSRSNASSKSKGSSMSVDSLPEDPSEDEASGKHSHAKK from the exons ATGCAATTTCGGAGAATGATTCCAGCAGGAGCTAGTTTTCCACTTCAATTCATCCTAACGAGCTTGCTATTGGTTTTCCTAGAATGCCAGGGAGAAAGGACGAATGTGG GCCTCGTCTACGAGAACACCGAACCGGATCTCGAGAAGATCTTTCATTTGGCCATAAGCAAGGCCAATGAGGAGAACGAAGACTTGCAGCTGCACGGAGTGTCCGTCACCATCGAGCCGGGAAACTCCTTCGAGACCTCCAAGAAGCTCTGCAAAATGCTAAGG CAAAATCTGGTGGCCGTGTTTGGGCCCACCTCGAACCTGGCCGCCCGTCACGCGATGAGCATCTGCGACGCCAAGGAGCTGCCCTTTCTGGACACGCGCTGGGACTTCGAGGCCCAGCTGCCCACCATCAATCTGCATCCACACCCGGCCGCCCTGGGCGTGGCCCTGCGGGACATGGTGGTGGCCCTGGGCTGGGAGAGCTTCACCATCATCTACGAGACGGGTGAGTATTTGGCCACCGTGCGCGAGCTGCTGCAGATGTACGGCACCGCTGGACCCACGGTCACGGTGCGGCGTTATGAGCTGGATCTGAATGGGAACTACCGGAATGTACTGCGACGTATACGTAATGCGGATGATTTCTCCTTCGTGGTCGTGGGCTCGATGGCCACTCTGCCGGAGCTGTTTAAGCAGGCCCAGCAGGTGGGTCTGGTGACCAGCGACTACCGCTATATCATCGGCAACCTGGACTGGCACACCATGGACCTGGAGCCGTATCAACATGCCGGAACCAACATCACGGGTCTGCGCCTCGTTTCACCGGAGAATGAACAGGTGCAGGAGGTGGCCAAGGCGTTGTACGAGAGCGAGGAGCCATTCCAGAATg TGTCCTGCCCCCTGACCAACAGCATGGCCCTGGTCTACGATGGCGTCCAGCTGCTGGCCGAGACCTACAAGCATGTGAACTTCCGGCCCGTGGCCCTCAGCTGTGGCGATGACAGCGCCTGGGACAAGGGCTACACTCTCGTCAACTACATGAAGTCG CTAACGCTGAATGGCCTCACGGGTCCCATTCGCTTTGACTACGAGGGACTGCGCACGGATTTCGAGCTGGAAGTCATCGAGCTGGCCGTTTCGGGGATGCAGAAAATTGGCCAATGGAGCGGCGAGGATGGCTTTCAGGAGAATCGCCCGGCCCCGGCGCACTCCTTGGAGCCGGATATGCGTTCGCTGGTGAACAAAAGCTTCGTCGTCATCACGGCCATT AGTGAACCCTATGGCATGCTGAAGGAGACCTCCGAGAAGCTGGAGGGCAACGATCAGTTCGAGGGCTTTGGCATCGAGCTAATCGACGAGTTGTCCAAGAAGCTGGGATTCACCTACACTTGGCGCCTCCAGGTGGACAACAAGTATGGAGGAATGGATCCCAAAACGAAGGAATGGAATGGCATGTTAAGGGAGATAATAGACGGT CGTGCTGACATGGGCATTACGGACCTGACCATGACATCGGAGCGGGAAGGTGGCGTGGACTTCACCATACCCTTTATGAGCCTGG GAATTGGCATTCTGTTCCGCAAACCCATGAAGGAACCCCCAAAGCTGTTCTCGTTCATGTCACCGTTTTCGGGAGAAGTGTGGCTCTGGCTGGGCCTGGCCTACATGGGTGTATCGATCAGTATGTTTGTGCTGGGACGTCTTTCTCCGGCAGAGTGGGATAATCCGTATCCCTGCATCGAGGAGCCAACGGAACTGGAGAATCAGTTCAGCTTCGCCAACTGTCTGTGGTTCTCCATTGGAGCACTGCTGCAACAGGGCTCTGAACTGGCCCCCAA GGCTTATTCAACTCGGGCTGTGGCCGCTTCCTGGTGGTTCTTCACTTTGATTCTGGTCTCCTCTTACACGGCTAATCTGGCGGCTTTTCTCACAGTGGAGTCCTTGGTAACCCCGATTAATGATGCCGATGATTTGTCAAAGAACAAGGGTGGTGTCAACTATGGCGCTAAAATTGGAGGAGCcacttttaacttttttaag GAATCCAATTATCCCACCTATCAGCGAATGTACGAATTCATGAGGGATAACCCCCAGTACATGACCAACACCAATCAGGAGGGCGTGGATCGCGTGGAGAACTCCAACTATGCCTTTCTTATGGAGTCCACCACCATCGAGTACATCACAGAGCGTCGATGCACACTCACACAGGTGGGAGCGTTGCTGGACGAGAAGGGCTACGGCATAGCCATGCGGAAGA ACTGGCCGTACAGGGACACACTTAGCCAGGCCGTCCTGGAGATGCAGGAGCAGGGTCTGCTGACTAAGATGAAGACCAAGTGGTGGCAGGAGAAGCGCGGCGGGGGAGCCTGTTCG GAAGCCCCCGACTCGGATGCCTCCTCGCTGGGATTCGCCAACTTGGGCGGCGTCTACCTGGTCATGTTCGTGGGCAGCTGCTTTGGCAGCTTTTACGGCCTGGTCAACGTCGTGGTCAGCGTCTTCTTGCGTGCGCGGGAGAACAAG GTGAACTTCAAGACCGAGCTTATAGACGAGATTCGCTTTATATTACAATGCTCGGGCAATACCAAAGCGGTCAAGTATCCGAAGAACTCTTCGCGATCCAATGCGAGTTCCAAATCAAAGGGCTCTTCCATGTCCGTGGATTCGTTGCCCGAGGATCCTTCAGAGGATGAGGCTTCTGGCAAGCATAGCCATGCTAAGAAGTAG
- the LOC119562963 gene encoding protein Turandot X, giving the protein MGFYFSILLVVMLSIVCSVSADIDCPNYDAQRNRILDIYHNPIVNDLTKERNIPDLISFYRRYPNAVSLSDSDKQQFDRFIHNYQEFRTVLIDGVPPQGGTIGSIFGNFLGRVGSRYVLSLFNQKQEGQANRGTNSTVLP; this is encoded by the coding sequence ATGGGGTTTTACTTTAGCATACTGCTAGTTGTAATGTTGAGTATCGTTTGTTCAGTCAGTGCTGACATAGACTGTCCAAATTATGACGCCCAAAGAAATCGTATACTCGATATCTATCATAATCCGATTGTGAATGACTTAACTAAAGAAAGAAATATTCCGGATCTGATTTCCTTTTATCGTCGCTACCCCAATGCTGTTTCTCTGTCCGATAGCGATAAGCAACAATTTGACAGATTCATCCATAACTACCAAGAATTCCGGACTGTTTTGATAGATGGAGTACCGCCACAGGGAGGAACAATTGGATCTATATTCGGAAATTTCTTGGGCAGAGTCGGCTCCCGATATGTATTATCTCTGTTCAATCAAAAGCAGGAAGGTCAAGCAAACCGGGGCACCAACTCAACTGTCTTGCCATGA